The proteins below come from a single Takifugu rubripes chromosome 10, fTakRub1.2, whole genome shotgun sequence genomic window:
- the map3k22 gene encoding mitogen-activated protein kinase kinase kinase 22 yields MMTVNMDDGLQNGPGLHRNSQDDEEALNSIMKDLAALGRCYTQHISHKPKSRTLLFKQDLRVKLEHEREKRIIPFQRPLKIKELLQKVTEAFGQQMDMYFKEKEMLLPLKTQEDLDQAVMTLGLSSGVNGLLRILLKTPKNNPYLQVNSRDKQSEMRSSRSLGDLKGSLLKGSERVRKHSTGSLHTGRTSPPPGSVPEEQQQIARQGSYTSIHSEGEFIPETLDQNMLDPFGSADNSLSSSCQSIDQALDSPPFSQNNRDNNYLNLNYEYKGRHGKGGTFPRQFQLPNRSKDYGDRRRTLPRSFMPQENLFQLVPSSRTRSYNGDGALQYSDLRSMGRTADKSCQRGSAKSPRAPVNWRQGKLLGRGAFGEVYLCYDADTGRELAAKQVPFDPDCRETSKEVNALECEIQLLKNLRHDRIVQYYGCLRDHEQRKLTIFVEFMPGGSVKDQLKAYGALTEKVTRRYTRQILQGVSYLHSNMIVHRDIKGANILRDSSGNVKLGDFGASKRIQTICMSGTGIKSVTGTPYWMSPEVINGEGYGRKADVWSVACTVVEMLTQKPPWAEYEAMAAIFKIATQPTKPMLPEGVTDACRDFLRQVFVEEKWRPTADVLLSHPFVQGSF; encoded by the exons ATGATGACAGTAAACATGG ATGACGGTCTCCAGAATGGGCCGGGACTGCACAGGAACTCACAAG atgACGAAGAAGCGCTTAATTCCATAATGAAGGACCTGGCGGCCCTGGGTCGCTGCTACACCCAGCACATCAGCCACAAGCCCAAGAGCAGAACCTTACTCTtcaaacag GATTTAAGAGTCAAGCTGGagcatgagagagagaaacg AATCATTCCCTTCCAGAGGCCGCTGAAGAtcaaggagctgctgcagaaggtgaCGGAGGCCTTTGGACAGCAGATGGACATGTATTTCAAGGAAAAGGAG atgttgctgcccCTGAAGACTCAGGAGGACCTGGATCAAGCCGTCATGACGTTGGGCCTCAGCTCCGGGGTCAACGGGCTGCTCAGGATACTGCTCAAGACCCCCAAAAACAACCCT TACCTACAGGTGAACAGCAGGGACAAACAGAGCGAGATGAGGTCATCGCGGTCACTAGGAGACCTGAAGGGTTCCCTGCTCAAGGGCTCGGAGAGGGTGCGCAAACACTCAACAG GTTCGCTGCACACAGGGCGCACGTCGCCGCCCCCCGGCAGCGTCcccgaggagcagcagcagattgcTCGCCAGGGCTCCTACACCAGCATTCACAGCGAGGGGGAGTTCATCCCCGAAACCCTCGACCAGAAC aTGCTGGATCCCTTCGGGAGTGCGGACAATTCACTGTCGAGCAGCTGTCAGTCAATAGACCAAGCCCTGGACAG TCCCCCTTTCTCACAGAACAACCGGGACAATAATTACCTGAACCTCAACTATGAATACAAAG GTCGCCATGGAAAAGGAGGGACGTTCCCTCGTCAGTTCCAGTTGCCCAATAGAAGCAAAGATTATGGAGACC GCCGCAGGACGCTTCCGCGCAGCTTCATGCCGCAGGAGAACCTGTTCCAGCTGGTTCCTTCCAGTCGCACGCGCAGCTATAACGGCGACGGCGCGCTGCAGTACAGCGACCTGCGCTCCATGGGCCGCACTGCGGACAAGAGCTGCCAGCGTGGGTCAGCAAAGT CTCCCAGGGCGCCAGTCAACTGGCGACAAGGAAAGCTCCTGGGGCGAGGGGCGTTCGGGGAGGTTTATCTGTGTTATGACGCCGACACAGGCAGGGAGCTGGCCGCCAAGCAGGTGCCTTTTGATCCGGACTGCCGGGAAACCAGCAAG GAGGTGAACGCTCTGGAGTGTGAGATCCAGCTTCTGAAGAACCTGCGCCACGATCGCATCGTGCAGTACTACGGTTGCCTTCGGGACCACGAACAGAGGAAACTCACCATTTTTGTCGAATTCATGCCCGGG GGTTCCGTAAAGGACCAGCTGAAAGCCTACGGTGCCCTCACAGAGAAGGTGACCAGGAGATACACCCGGCAGATCCTCCAAGGAGTCTCCTACCTGCACAGCAACATGATTGTACACCGAGACATCAAAG GTGCTAATATCCTGAGAGACTCATCGGGGAACGTAAAGCTGGGGGACTTTGGGGCCAGCAAACGTATCCAGACCATCTGCATGTCGGGTACTGGAATCAAGTCTGTCACTGGCACCCCCTACTGGATGAGCCCGGAAGTGATAAACGGGGAAGGCTACGGCAGAAAAGCTGATGTCTG GAGCGTTGCCTGTACCGTTGTGGAAATGCTGACCCAGAAGCCTCCGTGGGCTGAATACGAGGCCATGGCTGCCATATTTAAGATCGCCACGCAGCCTACGAAGCCCATGCTTCCCGAGGGCGTGACCGACGCGTGCAGGGACTTCCTGCGGCAGGTGTTTGTGGAGGAGAAGTGGCGCCCCACAGCAGATGTGCTCCTCAGCCACCCCTTCGTCCAGGGCAGCTTCTGA